Proteins co-encoded in one Actinomycetes bacterium genomic window:
- a CDS encoding response regulator transcription factor encodes MTSVLIVDDQALIRGGLRMILESAPDLDVLGEAENGEQALRMVRELSPDVTLMDIRMPGVDGLEATKQLTAAGSRTRVLILTTYDQDEYVYQALRDGASGFMLKSAPPERLVDAVRTVAAGETLLAPSITRRLIAEHVQRPSPSDALSGRLSVLTDREREVLVLIARGLSNGEIAAQLFLSEATVKSHVNRILQKLSLRDRVQAVVLAYETGLVQPGA; translated from the coding sequence ATGACCAGCGTGCTCATCGTCGACGACCAGGCGCTGATCCGCGGCGGGCTGCGGATGATCCTCGAGTCCGCGCCGGACCTCGACGTCCTCGGGGAGGCCGAGAACGGCGAGCAGGCGCTGCGCATGGTCCGCGAGCTGTCCCCCGACGTCACGCTCATGGACATCCGGATGCCCGGCGTGGACGGGCTGGAGGCCACCAAGCAGCTCACCGCCGCCGGAAGCCGTACCCGGGTGCTCATCCTCACGACCTATGACCAGGACGAGTACGTCTACCAGGCGCTGCGCGACGGCGCGTCCGGCTTCATGCTCAAGAGCGCGCCCCCCGAACGCCTCGTCGACGCGGTACGGACCGTCGCCGCTGGGGAGACCCTGCTCGCGCCGAGCATCACCCGCCGGCTCATCGCCGAGCACGTGCAGCGCCCGAGCCCGTCCGATGCGCTGTCCGGCCGGCTGTCGGTCCTGACCGACCGCGAGCGCGAGGTCCTCGTGCTCATCGCGCGAGGGCTCTCCAACGGCGAGATCGCCGCGCAGCTGTTCCTCAGCGAGGCGACCGTGAAGTCTCACGTCAACCGCATCCTGCAGAAGCTGTCGTTGCGCGACCGCGTCCAAGCGGTGGTCCTCGCCTACGAGACCGGCCTCGTCCAGCCCGGCGCCTGA
- a CDS encoding NAD(P)/FAD-dependent oxidoreductase, producing the protein MGRTSRFDVVVVGARIAGSLTAGLFARRGLRVLLVDRAQLPSPTLSTHFFRGGGLLDVLDRLGWLPDVEGLGAPRLTREYSYADGSTHATLEPPQEPGDLGFNMSVRREAIDGVLLAAAGRDGADVRTETAVVDLVRSDGGRVSGVVLEDATSVEAGLVVGADGRRSRVAQLVGAEDRERFPGRRALYYRYVSGFPGPGGTAPDGPEFSLLGDELAYVFPSDAGLTCLAVSVNLAEYERMRREPRTRFDELMRRHAGLWQRYADAEPAGRLYGAPPAPDWLRCPAGPGWALVGDSGLHQDPWSGAGMDCAALSAELLVSAYCAAGGSDAWQGTYEQSRADRLLEVFHETVTGAEDLAAALA; encoded by the coding sequence ATGGGCCGGACCTCGCGCTTCGACGTCGTGGTCGTCGGGGCGCGCATCGCCGGTTCGCTGACCGCGGGCCTCTTCGCGCGGCGCGGCCTGCGCGTGCTGCTCGTCGACCGGGCGCAGCTGCCCTCGCCCACGCTGTCGACGCACTTCTTCCGGGGTGGCGGCCTGCTGGACGTCCTCGACCGGCTCGGCTGGCTGCCCGACGTCGAAGGGCTGGGTGCGCCCCGGCTGACGCGCGAGTACTCCTACGCCGACGGCTCGACGCACGCCACCCTCGAGCCGCCGCAGGAGCCCGGCGACCTCGGCTTCAACATGTCGGTACGTCGCGAGGCGATCGACGGCGTCCTGCTGGCGGCGGCCGGAAGGGACGGCGCTGACGTACGGACCGAGACCGCCGTCGTCGACCTGGTCCGCAGCGACGGCGGGCGCGTGTCGGGGGTGGTGCTCGAGGACGCTACATCGGTGGAGGCCGGCCTCGTGGTCGGGGCCGACGGCCGCCGTTCGCGGGTGGCCCAGCTCGTCGGCGCCGAGGACCGCGAGCGCTTCCCCGGCCGGCGAGCCCTCTACTACCGCTACGTGAGCGGCTTCCCCGGACCGGGCGGCACCGCCCCGGACGGCCCGGAGTTCTCGCTGCTCGGCGACGAGCTGGCGTACGTCTTCCCGAGTGACGCCGGCCTCACCTGCCTCGCGGTCAGCGTGAACCTGGCGGAGTACGAGCGGATGCGGCGGGAGCCACGTACCCGCTTCGACGAGCTGATGCGCCGGCACGCGGGCCTGTGGCAGCGCTACGCCGACGCCGAGCCGGCAGGCCGCCTCTACGGCGCGCCGCCGGCCCCGGACTGGCTGCGCTGCCCGGCCGGGCCGGGGTGGGCGCTGGTCGGCGACAGTGGGCTGCACCAGGACCCGTGGAGCGGCGCGGGCATGGACTGCGCCGCGCTCTCGGCGGAGCTGCTCGTCTCGGCCTACTGCGCGGCCGGCGGGAGCGACGCGTGGCAGGGCACGTACGAGCAGTCGCGGGCCGACCGCCTGCTCGAGGTGTTCCACGAGACGGTGACCGGCGCCGAGGACCTCGCCGCCGCCCTCGCCTGA
- a CDS encoding histidine kinase — MSRHLGSRLDVAIAVVVVVAGWVEFIAEDIQPRGVALTMATLAGASLAFRRRWPLLVVVVCFGALAIDTWAGVPLSQPVTPMAWVLLSQYSVARESSIRQAIAGLVLGLGIFATTLAKDSSDLLFGLIIIGTPWLVGLAMRSRVAETNQLAERAADLERRRDEEAQAAVAAERRRIARDLHDVIAHTVSVMVVQAGAAAEVLKRDPAQAEKALRNVQDTGRAALTEMSTLLGVLRENGEEVGLAPQPGLKDLDSLLEQTRTAGLPVRLVVTGEPRELPAGVELSLYRVVQEALTNTRKHAGEASATVEIAYGTGDVRLAVTDDGTATTNGYGGQQGILGMRERVAIYGGELDAGPGAAGGYAVRARIPVPA; from the coding sequence GTGTCGCGCCACCTCGGCTCTCGGCTCGACGTCGCCATCGCCGTCGTGGTCGTCGTCGCGGGGTGGGTGGAGTTCATCGCCGAGGACATCCAGCCGCGCGGCGTGGCGCTGACCATGGCCACCCTCGCCGGAGCGTCCCTCGCCTTCCGGCGGCGCTGGCCCCTGCTGGTCGTCGTGGTCTGCTTCGGCGCGTTGGCCATCGACACCTGGGCCGGCGTCCCGCTGTCCCAGCCCGTCACGCCGATGGCCTGGGTCCTACTGAGCCAATACAGCGTCGCGCGCGAATCCTCGATTCGACAGGCGATCGCGGGCCTCGTGCTGGGTCTCGGCATCTTCGCCACGACGCTCGCCAAGGACTCCTCGGACCTGCTCTTCGGGCTCATCATCATCGGCACGCCCTGGCTGGTCGGCCTCGCGATGCGCTCCCGCGTCGCCGAGACGAATCAGCTGGCGGAGAGGGCCGCCGACCTCGAACGTCGACGCGACGAGGAGGCGCAGGCGGCCGTCGCAGCCGAGCGGCGCCGGATCGCGCGCGACCTGCACGATGTCATCGCGCACACGGTGAGCGTCATGGTGGTCCAGGCCGGGGCGGCGGCCGAGGTGCTCAAACGCGACCCCGCCCAGGCGGAGAAGGCACTGCGCAACGTGCAGGACACCGGCCGCGCGGCTCTCACCGAGATGAGCACGCTGCTCGGCGTCCTGCGCGAGAACGGCGAGGAGGTCGGGCTCGCGCCCCAGCCCGGCCTGAAGGACCTCGACTCGCTGCTGGAGCAGACGCGCACCGCGGGCCTGCCCGTGCGGCTGGTGGTCACCGGCGAGCCGCGCGAGCTGCCGGCCGGCGTCGAGCTGAGCCTCTACCGGGTCGTGCAGGAGGCGCTGACCAACACCCGCAAGCACGCCGGCGAGGCGAGCGCCACGGTGGAGATCGCGTACGGGACCGGGGACGTACGTCTCGCGGTGACCGACGACGGCACGGCGACGACGAACGGGTACGGCGGCCAGCAGGGCATCCTCGGCATGCGCGAGCGCGTCGCCATCTACGGAGGCGAGCTCGACGCGGGGCCGGGCGCGGCGGGCGGGTACGCCGTCCGGGCTCGGATCCCGGTCCCGGCATGA
- a CDS encoding YdhR family protein: MHVQVITYRIDDVSEADFNAANQEFAEAMREFPGLISKVWLKSSDEPGVYGGVYFWRDKESCDAFLASELLGAAKADDSIRDLTSHDYSVNEVMTKITQPVLQVI; encoded by the coding sequence ATGCACGTTCAGGTGATCACCTACCGAATCGACGACGTCAGCGAAGCCGACTTCAACGCGGCCAACCAGGAGTTCGCCGAGGCGATGCGGGAGTTCCCGGGCCTCATCTCGAAGGTCTGGCTGAAGTCGTCCGACGAGCCCGGCGTCTACGGCGGTGTCTACTTCTGGCGCGACAAGGAGTCCTGCGACGCGTTCCTGGCGAGCGAGCTGCTCGGGGCGGCCAAGGCCGACGACTCGATTCGAGACCTGACCTCTCACGACTACTCCGTCAACGAGGTGATGACGAAGATCACTCAGCCGGTCCTGCAGGTGATCTAG
- a CDS encoding DEAD/DEAH box helicase, which yields MPPRTRRRGTGRAGLQPVQPDRAPRRSAAPRRDQQGPVPVLADAARRVATAVENGRVTATTPATFQAIALLARELRVKAKADTDEKRRTNELRRLDGLGEVLVRTAARNASLIRLLADDAPLLPGTNASMRELRERAGMTQPAAPVVPAAEGADGRAVREERQVVPQSVIARQLSNPFLAPDFSAAPAPATARPVRLLADWELIEPLLRSFEEASPGSSSCMPLPPPSGGHIAAGRDLMPHQAQVVAAARTGHRSFLLADEPGLGKTAQALLAASAADAYPLLVVVPNVVKTSWAREAAMWTPSHPATVVHSDGDTIDAFSDIVIVNYDILNRHVGWLGTFGFRGMVVDEAHFIKNKSSQRSRNVLELSRRVRQRTMRPLLMALTGTPLINDIEDFLAIWEFLGWIEQDRPSPQLLQALERNGYTPIDRGFYPAARQTVIDLGIVRRRKEEVAKDIPERRIADVPVELTGANAKSIRDAERRLVQRLVKRYDSALAVRRERGDDLPVDGIDHELVRQVAAREIRDADEAGTGENVFSMMRRIGTAKAELAADFTAQLSHNAGKVVFFAKHIDVMDTAEAAFAKRGISCTSIRGDQTTRVRQRNIDAFVNDPDVAVIVCSLTAAGVGINLQVASNVVLAELSWTAAEQAQAIDRVHRIGQGRPVTAWRILAAQTVDSRVAELIDAKAGLAARALDGVAVEAAEVDVQLETLVTLLTNALADRLASG from the coding sequence GTGCCACCGAGAACACGCCGACGCGGCACCGGCCGCGCCGGTCTCCAGCCGGTCCAGCCCGATCGGGCTCCCCGGCGATCGGCCGCGCCGCGGCGCGACCAGCAGGGGCCGGTCCCGGTCCTCGCCGACGCGGCGCGCCGCGTCGCCACCGCCGTCGAGAACGGCCGCGTCACGGCGACCACGCCCGCCACCTTCCAGGCCATCGCGCTGCTCGCCCGCGAGCTGCGGGTGAAGGCGAAGGCGGACACCGACGAGAAGCGACGGACCAACGAGCTGCGTCGCCTCGACGGCCTGGGCGAGGTCCTCGTCCGTACGGCGGCCCGCAACGCCTCCCTCATCCGCCTGCTCGCCGACGACGCGCCACTCCTCCCCGGCACCAACGCCTCGATGCGCGAGCTTCGGGAGCGGGCGGGCATGACCCAGCCCGCGGCACCGGTCGTCCCGGCAGCCGAGGGCGCCGACGGGCGGGCCGTGCGCGAGGAGCGGCAGGTCGTGCCGCAGTCGGTCATCGCCCGCCAGCTCTCGAACCCGTTCCTCGCCCCGGACTTCTCCGCGGCGCCGGCCCCGGCGACGGCTCGTCCGGTCCGGCTGCTCGCCGACTGGGAGCTGATCGAGCCGCTGCTCCGGTCCTTCGAGGAGGCGAGCCCCGGCAGCTCGTCGTGCATGCCGCTGCCCCCACCCTCCGGCGGGCACATCGCGGCCGGCCGGGACCTCATGCCGCACCAGGCGCAGGTGGTCGCGGCAGCGCGTACCGGCCACCGCAGCTTCCTGCTCGCCGACGAGCCTGGCCTCGGCAAGACCGCCCAGGCGCTGCTCGCGGCGAGCGCCGCCGACGCCTACCCGCTGCTCGTCGTCGTCCCGAACGTGGTCAAGACGAGCTGGGCGCGCGAGGCGGCGATGTGGACGCCGAGCCATCCGGCGACCGTCGTGCACAGCGATGGCGACACGATCGACGCGTTCAGCGACATCGTCATCGTCAACTACGACATCCTCAACCGCCACGTCGGCTGGCTCGGCACGTTCGGCTTCCGCGGGATGGTCGTCGACGAGGCCCACTTCATCAAGAACAAGTCCTCGCAGCGCTCGCGCAACGTGCTCGAGCTCTCCCGCCGCGTCCGGCAGCGGACCATGCGGCCCTTGCTCATGGCACTGACCGGCACGCCCCTGATCAACGACATCGAGGACTTCCTGGCCATCTGGGAGTTCCTCGGCTGGATCGAGCAGGACCGACCGTCCCCGCAGCTGCTGCAGGCGCTCGAGCGCAACGGCTACACCCCGATCGACCGCGGCTTCTATCCGGCCGCGCGCCAGACGGTCATCGACCTCGGGATCGTGCGCCGCCGCAAGGAGGAGGTCGCCAAGGACATCCCCGAGCGGCGCATCGCCGACGTACCGGTGGAGCTCACTGGCGCCAACGCGAAGTCGATCCGCGACGCCGAGCGCCGGCTCGTCCAGCGGCTGGTGAAGCGCTACGACAGTGCCCTCGCGGTACGCCGCGAGCGTGGCGACGACCTCCCCGTCGACGGCATCGACCACGAGCTGGTCCGGCAGGTCGCGGCCCGGGAGATCCGCGACGCCGACGAGGCGGGCACCGGCGAGAACGTCTTCAGCATGATGCGCCGCATCGGCACCGCGAAGGCCGAGCTCGCCGCCGACTTCACCGCCCAGCTGTCCCACAACGCCGGCAAGGTCGTCTTCTTCGCGAAGCACATCGACGTCATGGACACCGCGGAGGCGGCCTTCGCCAAGCGGGGCATCTCCTGTACGTCGATCCGCGGCGACCAGACGACACGCGTACGGCAGCGCAACATCGACGCGTTCGTCAACGACCCGGACGTCGCCGTCATCGTCTGCTCCCTCACCGCGGCCGGTGTCGGGATCAACCTGCAGGTCGCCTCCAACGTGGTGCTCGCGGAGCTCTCGTGGACGGCCGCCGAGCAGGCCCAGGCGATCGACCGCGTCCACCGGATCGGGCAGGGCCGGCCGGTGACCGCGTGGCGCATCCTGGCCGCGCAGACCGTGGACTCCCGGGTAGCCGAGCTCATCGACGCGAAGGCCGGCCTCGCCGCGCGGGCCCTGGACGGCGTGGCGGTCGAGGCCGCCGAGGTCGACGTCCAGCTCGAGACGCTGGTCACGCTCCTGACCAACGCGCTGGCCGACCGGCTCGCGTCGGGCTGA
- a CDS encoding DUF1932 domain-containing protein, which translates to MIGIVHPGSMGSAVGAALRDGGHDVAWASRGRSAATARRAEAAGLVDLGTVERLADACDLIVSLCPPADAVSVAHAFVGYAGVYVDANAVSPDRSTHIEQALRSSTHMAETLQPRPTYVAGAVVGPPPVETGKTRLYLSGPHAERAASGLGNPRFDVRVLTSSDSAAKALKMAYAAWTKGTAALLVAIRQAARDLGVEADLLEEWARSQPGLLARSEGAMEVAADRGWRWSFELDEIGRCFEAVGQPGGFGAAAAEVYARFPRPD; encoded by the coding sequence GTGATCGGAATCGTGCATCCCGGCTCGATGGGCTCGGCCGTCGGCGCGGCGCTTCGCGACGGCGGCCACGACGTGGCGTGGGCATCCCGAGGGCGCAGCGCGGCGACCGCTCGCCGCGCCGAAGCCGCCGGCCTGGTCGACCTGGGCACCGTCGAACGCCTCGCCGACGCGTGCGACCTCATCGTGTCGCTCTGCCCGCCGGCCGACGCGGTGTCCGTCGCACACGCCTTCGTGGGCTACGCCGGCGTGTACGTCGACGCGAACGCGGTCAGCCCCGACAGGTCGACTCACATCGAGCAGGCGCTCCGGAGCTCGACCCACATGGCGGAGACGCTCCAGCCACGCCCGACGTACGTCGCCGGCGCGGTCGTCGGACCGCCCCCGGTCGAGACGGGAAAGACGCGGCTGTACCTGTCCGGCCCCCACGCCGAACGCGCGGCCAGCGGGCTGGGCAACCCGCGCTTCGACGTACGGGTCCTCACGTCATCCGACTCGGCGGCCAAGGCGCTCAAGATGGCGTACGCGGCGTGGACCAAGGGGACGGCGGCGCTGCTGGTCGCCATCCGGCAGGCTGCACGTGACCTCGGCGTCGAGGCCGACCTGCTCGAGGAGTGGGCGAGGAGCCAGCCGGGCCTGCTCGCCCGCAGCGAGGGGGCGATGGAGGTGGCCGCGGATCGCGGCTGGCGGTGGAGCTTCGAGCTCGACGAGATCGGCCGCTGCTTCGAGGCGGTCGGCCAGCCCGGCGGGTTCGGCGCCGCGGCGGCGGAGGTCTACGCCCGCTTCCCCCGCCCCGACTGA
- a CDS encoding TetR/AcrR family transcriptional regulator, with translation MATAKKRAYDATKRLERADAERDASRERVVAAATALFLERGYQATTVGDIAKRAGVALQTVYNAGGSKLELLHRAVDVAVAGDTQDVMFTDRPEVAAIADDPDPRQQVARLATLIATTMERLAPIWQAYREAAATDDSARDYMVAAHRRRFETFGALIAGMDPQALRHSPEHSTDCMWSIGSIDVFLLFRDVQGWSFERYAEWLRTTLADLLLR, from the coding sequence ATGGCGACAGCGAAGAAGCGCGCGTACGACGCCACGAAGCGTCTCGAACGCGCCGACGCCGAACGCGACGCGAGCCGCGAGCGGGTCGTGGCGGCGGCGACGGCGCTGTTCCTCGAGCGGGGCTACCAGGCCACCACGGTCGGGGACATCGCGAAGCGGGCCGGTGTCGCGCTGCAGACGGTCTACAACGCGGGCGGGTCCAAGCTCGAGCTGCTGCACCGAGCCGTCGATGTGGCGGTGGCGGGGGACACCCAGGACGTCATGTTCACCGATCGTCCGGAGGTCGCGGCCATCGCCGACGATCCCGACCCGCGCCAGCAGGTCGCGCGCTTGGCCACGCTGATCGCGACCACCATGGAACGCTTGGCGCCGATCTGGCAGGCGTACCGCGAGGCCGCGGCCACCGACGACTCGGCCCGGGACTACATGGTCGCCGCGCACCGGCGGCGGTTCGAGACCTTCGGCGCGCTCATCGCCGGCATGGACCCCCAAGCGCTGCGGCATTCACCGGAGCACAGCACCGACTGCATGTGGTCGATCGGCAGCATCGACGTGTTCTTGCTCTTCCGCGACGTACAGGGGTGGTCGTTCGAGCGATACGCCGAGTGGTTGCGCACGACCCTTGCCGACCTGCTGCTCAGGTAG
- a CDS encoding GNAT family N-acetyltransferase — MNQVLVRPLQASDAEAVAHLFRAHIEHWSGVPATWVSPQHVLVVMEMPGLDPDKDLACLEIDDTLVGYGGLMAQAPYSELTAVRAVALDLTAAHLDAVNRAWLDWAIGAARPYAARAQDPVRSRLAVLAYDGDPFLSFLRESGFEYVRSTYTMKRSLAADEPDVSLPEGVTVRSVVLPDDLPALTEVLAAFADHHGDLVLDRERIEHLMKLPYARPDLSEIASDAAGSCSALVAEANPDAGYVMSLATLRRARNQGIATALLLRSFRNFAAAGCTVVRLDVDADNTTGALALYERAGMTRESEVQFWMRPL, encoded by the coding sequence ATGAACCAAGTCCTGGTCAGGCCACTTCAGGCGAGCGACGCGGAAGCGGTCGCCCACCTGTTCCGCGCGCACATCGAGCACTGGTCGGGTGTGCCGGCCACCTGGGTCAGCCCGCAACACGTGCTGGTGGTCATGGAGATGCCGGGACTCGACCCGGACAAGGACCTGGCCTGCCTCGAGATCGACGACACGCTGGTGGGCTACGGCGGACTGATGGCGCAGGCGCCGTACTCCGAGCTCACTGCCGTTCGGGCCGTGGCCCTGGACCTAACAGCGGCCCATCTCGACGCGGTGAACCGCGCCTGGCTCGACTGGGCGATCGGCGCAGCACGGCCGTACGCCGCCCGCGCGCAGGATCCGGTCCGGTCTCGGCTGGCGGTCCTCGCCTACGACGGAGATCCCTTCCTCTCGTTCCTGCGGGAGTCGGGCTTCGAGTACGTGCGCTCGACGTACACGATGAAGCGATCGTTGGCCGCGGACGAGCCCGACGTGAGCTTGCCCGAGGGCGTCACGGTCCGAAGCGTCGTGCTGCCCGATGACCTCCCCGCGCTCACCGAGGTCCTCGCCGCGTTCGCCGACCACCACGGCGACCTGGTCCTCGACCGGGAGCGGATCGAACACCTCATGAAGCTGCCGTACGCCCGACCGGACCTGAGCGAGATCGCCAGTGACGCCGCGGGCTCCTGCTCAGCGCTGGTGGCCGAGGCCAATCCCGATGCTGGCTACGTCATGAGCCTCGCGACCCTGCGGCGCGCCCGGAATCAAGGCATCGCCACCGCACTCCTGCTTCGCTCGTTCCGCAACTTTGCCGCCGCCGGTTGCACCGTCGTACGACTCGACGTCGACGCCGACAACACGACCGGCGCGCTCGCGCTCTACGAACGCGCGGGCATGACGAGGGAGTCGGAGGTCCAGTTCTGGATGCGCCCGCTCTGA
- a CDS encoding hemerythrin domain-containing protein codes for MSDQTIAAPPSGAASTTTLHPGVAVQYAVHAAVRRDMDRLVGSLGTHAAPDAAVLGYAEEFLFQLHHHHTFEDDAVWPLMRERLGDMTDLLDRNLAEHADVVASVEDFAAEVQHLDGDRDPARAAAVRMREVVSLHLAHEEADVIPFVPQAFTLDDVARFQALSAEENPPSRFLPWVLESAPPPIAAGFAAVLPAPVQQALTDTWMPAWQAKVDALG; via the coding sequence ATGAGCGACCAGACCATCGCCGCACCGCCATCCGGGGCCGCCAGCACCACGACGCTGCATCCGGGAGTGGCCGTCCAGTACGCCGTCCACGCGGCGGTGCGCCGGGACATGGATCGCCTTGTCGGGTCGCTCGGCACGCACGCGGCGCCGGACGCCGCCGTGCTCGGCTACGCCGAGGAGTTCCTGTTCCAGCTCCACCACCACCACACCTTCGAGGACGACGCGGTCTGGCCGCTGATGCGCGAGCGGCTGGGCGACATGACCGATCTGCTCGACCGCAACCTCGCGGAGCACGCGGACGTCGTCGCATCGGTCGAGGACTTCGCTGCCGAGGTCCAGCACCTCGATGGCGACCGGGACCCTGCGCGCGCTGCGGCGGTGCGGATGCGAGAGGTCGTGTCCTTGCATCTCGCCCACGAGGAGGCCGACGTGATCCCCTTCGTCCCCCAGGCGTTCACGCTGGACGACGTCGCGCGGTTCCAGGCCCTGTCCGCCGAGGAGAACCCCCCGAGCCGATTCCTTCCGTGGGTCCTCGAGAGCGCCCCGCCGCCGATCGCGGCCGGGTTCGCCGCCGTGCTGCCCGCCCCCGTGCAGCAGGCGCTCACCGATACCTGGATGCCGGCGTGGCAGGCCAAGGTGGACGCCCTCGGCTGA